In the genome of Paenibacillus sp. GP183, the window ACAATGATTTTGGCATTGATTAAATGGGCATTCTCTTGAGTAATTTGATTTTCAATGGCCGCAGGTACAAGAATATCGCATTCCTGTTCGAGTATCTCTTTATTGGTCAATACATTTTTGAATAAATTAGTCACGGTTCCGAACGAATCCCGACGATCCAGCAAATATTCAATATCCAGCCCTTCCGGCTGATATAGGCCGCCGTGCACATCCGAGATGCCCACCACTCTGGCCCCTGCCTCGTGCATGAATTTGGCCAGATAGCTTCCGGCATTTCCGAAGCCTTGAATCACAACCTTGGCGTCTTGCAGGGGGATCCCTTTTTTCTGCAGCGCTTTGTCTATCATGATCGTGACGCCTTTCGCCGTTGCTGTCTCTCGACCATGGGAACCGCCGAGCACCAGTGGCTTGCCTGTAATAAAGCCCGGCGAATCGTATTCACGAATTCTGCTGTATTCATCCATCATCCAGGCCATGATCTGAGAATTCGTCATCACATCAGGCGCAGGGATATCTTTGGAAGGGCCCACCAGCTGACTGATCGCCCGAACATAACCTCGGCTGAGCCGTTCCAGCTCCTGAAAGGACATCTGCCGCGGATCACAGATGATACCGCCCTTTCCCCCGCCGTAGGGCAGGTCACAGATCCCGCATTTGAGGCTCATCCATATCGAGAGCGCCTTCACTTCATCTTCATTGACATCCGGATGAAAACGAACTCCTCCCTTGGTTGGGCCTACAGCATCATTATGCTGAGCCCTATAGCCGGTGAATACACGAGTTTTCCCATCATCCATACGGACTGGAATGCGCACGGTAAGAACTCGCAGCGGTTCCTTAAGGAGTTCGTACATTTCATCCGAATAGCCGAGGCGTGTGAGCGCTTCATGAATGACGGACTGTGTTGATACCAGGACGTTAAGATTTTCTATCATTGACACAGGAACCACCTCATTGTGAAAGTTTATTTAGCATGGGCACCCCTTAAGGGTTCTATTCAACCAGATCCGACTCTAGCTCTATCTCTCTTACTCTGTAACAAATCAATTCACGCTAAAAAAGCACCTTGCAAAAACAAATGTTTTTGAAGATGCTTTATAGGTTTAAGTCTGGAGCTTACCCGAGGAGCATTAGGAATGAAAATGGCGGCACAGCACTTTGACTGCGTCATCCGCTATGACCACCTTGCCGTACTCTTCCAGAACAGCACGCGTGACAGAAGCCGCCTCTCCAAATTCGGACAATACCGCAATCAGAGCCTGGAATTTGATGTCGTCAAGCTCAATGGGTTCGAGCTGTAAAATATACTTGCCTTTATAGGAATACAGAGTGCCGCCTTCCATTAATAACGGATTGATGACTTTGGCAGCGCGAAGCAAATCTTCGAAGTCTTGGAACACATAGGAGATCAAATCGCTTTGCTCAAGCGTGACTTCCATCTCATATACTTCTTCTGCTTCCTGGTCATCAAAGGTATCCGTATTAGCATAAAGGTCGAGCTTGCCTCTGGTTACTATCACTACCATGCCTTGAGCGGGCAGAGCAAACACTTCCACCGCAAGAGGTCCTGAAGGATCGAATCCAAGCTCCGAATAAGCTTGGTCCATCATCTCGCTGAACAATTCATGGACCTTGGGGATTTCTCTCCACATGTCATCCTTTTGGATGCCGCGTTCGGTTAAGTCGTCAAATGTTAGGAAAATCCGTATCTTATCCTGACTTAAACGCTCTATTTTCATGATAGGATCCCCCCTTTTATACAGATTATGATTCAAGGCACTAAAAGGTGAGCAGCCAAATCCCCACTAGATGTATGTGCAACCAGATCAACTTCTAGAGATTTTCACCTATCATGTTATCATTATTCAGAACGAAATGCACGTTTAAGTTCAATAGAAATGAAAAAGAACAGCCGGACCCGTGGTCAGGCCTGACTGCTCTCGCTGTTGATGGTTAATGGATATTCGCACTGTTCTGAACTGCTTTGGATTGACTTTCATCTCCGGCTTGAAACATGGTCGAGTTCATCTTTCCCATATGATCCGACTGCTGGGAACGATTCTTCCAGGAACTGTCGGCTGAGGTGTTCGACGAATTAAAGGCTGAGTACATCATTGATCTTGCGTTGCGGTTCAAGTAAATTACAGCGGCAGCGCCGACAATTCCACCGAGCATAAAGGTGCCCATTCGCATGTAAATCCCTCCATAACATGTAGTTTCAACTCTTGTATAGGGTACACCTCTTTACAAATGGCCATTCATCCATTTTATAGGAAAAGAAAGGAGTAAATCTTTTGGGAATTGTGGTAAAATGATAAGGGTAAGGCATATCCAACAAAGAGGAGATTATGATGAGAAAAGCAAGTTTGACCTTAATTGCTTTAACTATGCTGTTATCCGCATGTACAGGCGGGGCCGCTAAATCAACGGCAGGTTCCAATGCAGCCAGCTCCACGCCTATGGTTACTGCAAGTACTGCACCTACTAACACAACTTCTCCTGCTTCAACGGCGACCGCAGCACCATCCCCATCTCCAGAGCCGTCTCCTGCAGGGAAAGAGGTTGCTAAAACGTACCACATGAATAAAATTTACGACATTGTGCCTAATGATTCCTCTGGGAATAAGAAGGTTGTCCTTCTGACATTTGACGACGGACCGAAAGAAAAAGAGATGAATGAGTCCTTGATAGCTACATTAAAAAAGCATAAAGCCAGCGCCATTTTCTTTTTGAACGGATATCGCATCAAGCAAAAGCCGGAGATTCTTAAGCTGCTGAATGACAGTGGAATGACTATTGGTAATCATTCCTGGGATCATATTGATCTCAAAAAAGTCGACAATCCGAAGGTTGATCAACAGGTTGGTGATGTGCAGAAGATTGTCAAGGACCTGACCGGTTCGGCACCTCAATTTTTCCGCCCGCCCTTCGGCTTGGGCAGCAGCTACCTGAGAGAAAAAGTCAGTTCCGAGCATATGCTCTATATGACCTGGTCCAACGGTTCCAAGGATTGGGAGATGACGAACGCAAAGAACGAACCCGCTAAAGTCGTCGAAAACGTGTTAAGCCAGCTGCATCCCGGCAGCAATATACTCATGCATGAGCTTCCGTGGACTGTAAGCGTCCTGGACGAGCTGCTAACCAAGCTTGAGGAGAAAGGCTACTCCTTTGTGGACCCTCGCTCTATAGAGCTCGAAGCCAGATAACACTATAATCTGCACCAGGAACAAAGAAAAAACGACCCGGAGAATGGGTCGTTTTTTCTTTGATCATTAATAAGAAAGTATCACAGTGCGAGTACTGTCAACATAATCGACTTTCGCGCCTAAGGTAAAAGAGAGTAAGCGAACTGGAAGCATGGTCATCTCGTTAATCAATTGCGCTGGAGCACCGGTGGAATATTCAACGCCATTAATGGCGTACACATTCCTATTTGTAAAGAAAGTAACAGTCTTATCATTTTTCTTATAAATAGCCGCTTTGCGGGAATCGTCCCAGGAAACTGTTGCTCCAAGCGCTGCTGCCAGATCACGAATGTACAAAAATGAAGTTCCGTCCACGATATAGGGGGTGCGTGTCATGGGAAAACGAACTTGATCCAGCAGGTAGTAATTATTATCCAATCCGAAGGAAACGGAATGCTGGCGAATTAAGCCCAGATTTCCGATCTGCAGCATATAGCCATTCGTATCGGCGTGAAGTTTGTCGGAACCAATACCAGGTGTCGGCTCTGTGCGGAACTTCCAGGTCTTGTCAAAGCTTTGTGTCCTGCCGTCCTTATAGATGGTTGTCAATTTAACAGATGCCTGGTAAACGGTATCGGCCTGCAGAGCCACAGCTGGAAGAAGGATGACTTCGGTATCCAGATGGTCATCATTGGAAGCCTGATTTTGCAGCAGCTCTATTTTTTTGCCGCTGCTGTCCGCTAAAGTGGCGGATTGCAGGGTGGTTTTTGAGATCCCTGGCCCTGTTACGCTGGCCATGATCGGGTAGCCTACCGGGTAAGAGGCCCCAGGATGAATCCGAATCGGATCCGGCGCTTCATGCCCGTCAAATGAAGTCGGGACGAACACATCGCCGTCCGATGGAGAGACAACCAATTGAGAGGTCGCGGGACTTTTATATCCAAACTCAACGACATGGAAATCCCCTTCTTTGGCAATGCCTATTTCTGTCATATCCGGGCTCAGAAATGGACTGCGGTGGTACGGAGCATCGAACAAGCTGTCAATCGCTTCTACCAACGTAGATCGTTTATAAGCGACATCCTCCGCTGCACCTTTTCCGTACCCGACATAGTTGATTCGGTCTGCCAGGCTTTTGCCGATATAGGCGGTTTTGGAAGGATTCTCATCATGCAAGGAATCCGAGGTATTGATCGGATCTATCTTATTCACGGCCAAATAATGCGCATGCTTGAGTGCAGCCGTATTAAGAGCATTGTTGAAAACAACCGGTGAAAGCCCCAGCAGCTGGCGATAGTCATTAATAGCTTGAAGTCCTGCACGCTGCTCGGCTGTCGAACCTGCAGAGAGCGAGGCAGCCCCGCTCAAGATCGAAAAGCTCCATTCGAGGGTTTTCGCTTGATATCCATCGTAACGGAAAACAAGCTTGACCGCATAATTGCCTGGAGACAAATCATTGCCAGGGTGATATACATATTGTGTCTTATTAGGATCATAAACGGCGTTTACAAGTTTGTTGTTGATATACATTTCATAGGAAACGGGTGCGAGTTGTTCGCTAAGATCCATGAAATTCACACCAATATCAGGCCTTGCAATACCTAATTTCCCATCCGGGAAAGTGACATAACTGTAAGATAAAGCCCATGTAGGCTTGGCAGGCAAAATAATTGCGCTCAATAAGACAAGTAAAAATAAGAGTACTTTAAATGATGGATGAAATCTAAAAGTCATCTGCGTTAATATCCTCCTGTCTATTAAATGGCTGTGTAGCTACAAATTAGAGTTTAACCATAATTTGTTAGAGAAGAATAAGATAAATATAAGCAAAGTATAATGATCTTGTTACGGGAGTGTTTCATTTGGGTGGAATTGGGGTATATTCCTGCT includes:
- a CDS encoding Glu/Leu/Phe/Val dehydrogenase, translating into MIENLNVLVSTQSVIHEALTRLGYSDEMYELLKEPLRVLTVRIPVRMDDGKTRVFTGYRAQHNDAVGPTKGGVRFHPDVNEDEVKALSIWMSLKCGICDLPYGGGKGGIICDPRQMSFQELERLSRGYVRAISQLVGPSKDIPAPDVMTNSQIMAWMMDEYSRIREYDSPGFITGKPLVLGGSHGRETATAKGVTIMIDKALQKKGIPLQDAKVVIQGFGNAGSYLAKFMHEAGARVVGISDVHGGLYQPEGLDIEYLLDRRDSFGTVTNLFKNVLTNKEILEQECDILVPAAIENQITQENAHLINAKIIVEAANGPTTLEATKILTERGILLVPDVLASSGGVVVSYFEWVQNNQGYYWTEAEVHAKLQELMEKSFENVYNVHITRGVDMRLAAYMVGARKMAEASRFRGWV
- a CDS encoding genetic competence negative regulator, translating into MKIERLSQDKIRIFLTFDDLTERGIQKDDMWREIPKVHELFSEMMDQAYSELGFDPSGPLAVEVFALPAQGMVVIVTRGKLDLYANTDTFDDQEAEEVYEMEVTLEQSDLISYVFQDFEDLLRAAKVINPLLMEGGTLYSYKGKYILQLEPIELDDIKFQALIAVLSEFGEAASVTRAVLEEYGKVVIADDAVKVLCRHFHS
- a CDS encoding polysaccharide deacetylase family protein; this encodes MMRKASLTLIALTMLLSACTGGAAKSTAGSNAASSTPMVTASTAPTNTTSPASTATAAPSPSPEPSPAGKEVAKTYHMNKIYDIVPNDSSGNKKVVLLTFDDGPKEKEMNESLIATLKKHKASAIFFLNGYRIKQKPEILKLLNDSGMTIGNHSWDHIDLKKVDNPKVDQQVGDVQKIVKDLTGSAPQFFRPPFGLGSSYLREKVSSEHMLYMTWSNGSKDWEMTNAKNEPAKVVENVLSQLHPGSNILMHELPWTVSVLDELLTKLEEKGYSFVDPRSIELEAR
- a CDS encoding stalk domain-containing protein encodes the protein MTFRFHPSFKVLLFLLVLLSAIILPAKPTWALSYSYVTFPDGKLGIARPDIGVNFMDLSEQLAPVSYEMYINNKLVNAVYDPNKTQYVYHPGNDLSPGNYAVKLVFRYDGYQAKTLEWSFSILSGAASLSAGSTAEQRAGLQAINDYRQLLGLSPVVFNNALNTAALKHAHYLAVNKIDPINTSDSLHDENPSKTAYIGKSLADRINYVGYGKGAAEDVAYKRSTLVEAIDSLFDAPYHRSPFLSPDMTEIGIAKEGDFHVVEFGYKSPATSQLVVSPSDGDVFVPTSFDGHEAPDPIRIHPGASYPVGYPIMASVTGPGISKTTLQSATLADSSGKKIELLQNQASNDDHLDTEVILLPAVALQADTVYQASVKLTTIYKDGRTQSFDKTWKFRTEPTPGIGSDKLHADTNGYMLQIGNLGLIRQHSVSFGLDNNYYLLDQVRFPMTRTPYIVDGTSFLYIRDLAAALGATVSWDDSRKAAIYKKNDKTVTFFTNRNVYAINGVEYSTGAPAQLINEMTMLPVRLLSFTLGAKVDYVDSTRTVILSY